One region of Syntrophobacter fumaroxidans MPOB genomic DNA includes:
- a CDS encoding alpha-amylase family glycosyl hydrolase yields MSWIPVHFTYHVGLQGGIFRNVRLVGSWDANGSHSDQWTGVPMREEVSDSGCPCFRATVNLNGDQAGWTFGWGVLLDGPGGANRWGITTEVHDRNSSERFRGFQLKGPEQFNEYHLTHCRRLGANKLHRPGGGEPAVRFAVWAPNALHVEMVRGDAATGYIDDNGTGALAAFPMHKEMVDGTWTGIWRTDDDSEGLESFAQFDHTPYMFRITKDDDTVCYRTDLYSRCQIGSGKKNPEGKKYDGRPTGLAGSVSCSVVVDPERVTELFDEPFPQKQWLDADEFWKNEFDPLRPVPTRIDDLVIYEMHVPGLGCGKTDAAGEPFTGDLKDAVQMLDYLVDLGVNAVEVLPMNEFEGWAAWGYATSHYFAVEYAGGGRDQFKHFVRECHRRGLAVLLDVVYNHYAHNAERAEWMYDSNRHEKNIYYWYEGMPSDYRDYEHAAGDPTLDPRKRPASGHGGYVDNMSTGYAPRFCEEMVRKMFISSAAALVHEFHVDGFRVDQTTSIHSYAVVHADGRAAADARIFGAKFLRELTRTLKLIKPTVMLIAEDHSGWSAVTEPPDKGGLGFDAYWYADFYHHLIGDTDKGADYAKLIKTCGFGDDRPLAVDYFVGALRHAGNLTVVYHESHDEAGNAKFSGRTIAVAVNRATLSGETRRWAEARCRLACGLNMLSPGVPMFFMGEEVGFQKDYPYDLFLSQREDFLRERGGSGANLFRFYQDIIKLRRRKPALRTAGLVPLHVRNDNRVLVFRRSLENEHLIVFASFNNYAFVDGYRVNEAEIPDGAWREIFNSDAAVYGGNNVGNGGMVRESRYGSMDAVIPANGFVVFERL; encoded by the coding sequence ATGTCTTGGATACCCGTTCATTTCACTTATCATGTGGGCCTGCAAGGCGGCATATTCCGCAATGTCAGGCTGGTGGGCAGCTGGGATGCAAACGGCAGCCATTCCGACCAATGGACCGGCGTTCCCATGCGGGAAGAGGTCTCGGACAGCGGCTGCCCCTGCTTCAGGGCCACCGTGAACCTCAACGGCGACCAGGCCGGGTGGACCTTCGGCTGGGGCGTTCTGCTCGACGGCCCGGGAGGCGCCAATCGATGGGGCATCACCACGGAAGTGCACGACCGCAACTCGTCGGAACGGTTCCGCGGATTCCAGCTCAAAGGGCCCGAGCAGTTCAACGAATACCATCTCACCCACTGCCGCCGGTTGGGCGCCAACAAGCTCCACCGTCCCGGCGGCGGTGAGCCGGCCGTACGCTTTGCCGTCTGGGCGCCCAACGCGCTCCACGTCGAGATGGTGCGCGGGGATGCCGCCACGGGCTACATTGACGACAACGGCACGGGGGCACTGGCCGCGTTCCCGATGCACAAGGAGATGGTCGACGGAACGTGGACCGGGATATGGCGTACCGACGACGATTCAGAGGGTCTGGAGAGCTTTGCGCAGTTCGATCACACGCCCTACATGTTCAGGATCACCAAGGATGACGATACCGTCTGCTACCGGACGGACCTCTATTCCAGGTGCCAGATCGGGAGCGGCAAAAAGAATCCCGAGGGGAAAAAGTACGACGGAAGACCGACCGGGCTGGCCGGGTCGGTGAGTTGCTCGGTGGTGGTCGATCCCGAACGCGTCACCGAGCTCTTCGATGAGCCCTTTCCTCAGAAGCAATGGCTGGACGCGGACGAGTTCTGGAAAAACGAGTTCGATCCGCTGCGCCCGGTGCCGACGCGCATCGACGACCTGGTCATCTACGAAATGCATGTCCCCGGGCTGGGATGCGGGAAAACGGATGCCGCCGGTGAGCCGTTCACCGGCGATCTGAAGGATGCCGTGCAGATGCTGGATTACCTGGTCGATCTTGGCGTCAACGCCGTGGAAGTCCTGCCGATGAATGAATTCGAGGGATGGGCGGCCTGGGGCTATGCGACGTCCCACTATTTCGCCGTCGAGTACGCGGGGGGAGGGCGTGACCAGTTCAAGCACTTCGTGCGTGAATGCCATCGGCGCGGCCTTGCGGTGCTCCTGGACGTCGTTTACAATCATTACGCGCACAACGCCGAAAGAGCGGAATGGATGTACGATTCCAATCGTCACGAGAAGAACATCTACTACTGGTACGAGGGCATGCCGTCCGATTATCGCGACTACGAGCACGCCGCCGGCGATCCGACCCTCGATCCCCGCAAAAGGCCCGCTTCCGGTCACGGAGGGTACGTCGACAACATGTCCACCGGCTATGCGCCCCGGTTTTGCGAGGAAATGGTGCGCAAGATGTTCATCAGCAGCGCCGCGGCCCTGGTGCATGAATTCCACGTGGATGGGTTCAGGGTGGATCAGACCACCTCCATCCACAGCTACGCCGTGGTCCATGCCGACGGCCGCGCCGCCGCCGATGCCCGCATTTTCGGCGCCAAGTTCCTTCGAGAGCTCACGCGCACCCTCAAACTGATCAAGCCGACGGTCATGCTCATCGCCGAGGACCATTCCGGATGGTCCGCCGTGACGGAACCCCCGGACAAGGGCGGTCTGGGTTTCGATGCATACTGGTATGCCGATTTCTATCATCACCTCATCGGCGATACCGACAAGGGCGCCGACTACGCAAAACTCATCAAGACCTGCGGCTTTGGCGACGACCGCCCCCTGGCCGTCGATTATTTCGTCGGCGCGCTGCGGCATGCGGGCAACCTTACCGTCGTATACCACGAATCCCACGACGAGGCCGGAAACGCGAAGTTCTCGGGGCGCACCATCGCCGTGGCCGTCAACCGGGCGACTCTTTCGGGGGAGACGAGGCGCTGGGCCGAAGCGCGCTGCCGCCTGGCCTGCGGCCTGAACATGCTGTCTCCGGGAGTTCCCATGTTCTTCATGGGAGAGGAGGTCGGGTTTCAGAAGGATTATCCGTACGATCTCTTTCTGAGCCAACGGGAGGATTTTCTGCGCGAGCGCGGTGGCAGCGGTGCGAACCTGTTCAGGTTCTACCAGGACATCATCAAGCTGCGTCGCCGAAAACCCGCGCTGCGAACGGCCGGGCTCGTTCCGCTGCACGTCCGCAACGACAACCGCGTGCTGGTGTTCAGGCGCTCCCTGGAAAACGAGCACCTCATCGTTTTCGCCAGTTTCAACAATTACGCATTCGTCGACGGCTATCGCGTGAACGAAGCCGAAATCCCCGATGGCGCCTGGCGGGAG
- a CDS encoding AGE family epimerase/isomerase: protein MKSLNQKMTVLGTVVDVQDLGFTLRLRTGDNLTVCVGAGTSFMVLSNLDGLIYDRFPEPDNVPVVAGDDDITKGIKYKVKKYICSGQKMYVQGTFFQNAGNERFEALAVRPFHYQPDKFLFEHHTHWWLSQMATMADQWLQSLFGDSRTYDESDFSRLYRTNLNIYGGKTDDDIQDMATLSRLIYGLSSAYLLLGDRRYLDAAAAGVDFQRTAFRSLSHDGRTIIWSHARRKLVNGNLTYIPSLMGDDAGTIPLYEQIYALAGMTQYFRITGDPEVLDDIMRTVRAFNTFFLDDSAVVPEYPGKKGYFSHIDPATMRADSPALAHNRLRKNWNSIGDHIPAYLVNLILALDPLPQGAGKDIERFLKKCEDMLDLTTDLIIEKFPEADCPYVNERFFADWTPDQGWQWQQNRAIVGHNLKIAWNLTRVANYYSYKGQDQKAKRAMQLAEQLGKAMVDAGLDKVRGGCFDAVERKPKSPGEIQFVWGNHKDFWQQEQNVLAYLILYGYTGTNLYRDLFRDAAAWWNTFQLDRDNRGVFFRVSDNGDPFISGRGMAGFDIAGYHSFELNFLAHIYLRTFVYSGAGVATKDDRSEAGADFCLYFWPAERSQIQSLNVLPDFMSPGVLDITSIKVNGKERKFMAQEDFQIPLQPDELGKEIVVSFRSGRLHKQ from the coding sequence ATGAAATCACTCAATCAGAAAATGACGGTGCTCGGAACGGTCGTTGATGTGCAGGACCTCGGTTTTACCCTGCGTCTTCGCACCGGCGACAACCTGACGGTCTGTGTCGGGGCCGGGACTTCGTTCATGGTCCTGAGCAACCTCGACGGCTTGATCTACGATCGTTTTCCCGAACCGGACAATGTCCCCGTCGTTGCGGGAGACGACGACATCACGAAGGGCATAAAGTACAAAGTCAAAAAGTACATATGCTCCGGGCAAAAGATGTACGTTCAGGGCACTTTCTTTCAGAATGCGGGCAACGAACGGTTCGAGGCCCTTGCGGTCCGCCCGTTTCACTACCAGCCCGACAAGTTCCTCTTCGAACACCACACGCATTGGTGGCTGTCGCAAATGGCCACAATGGCCGACCAGTGGCTCCAGAGCCTTTTCGGGGACTCCCGCACCTATGACGAAAGCGATTTCTCGCGCCTCTACCGGACGAATCTGAACATCTACGGGGGGAAGACGGACGACGATATCCAGGACATGGCAACGCTGTCGCGCCTCATCTACGGACTCTCCTCGGCCTACCTGCTGCTCGGCGACCGGCGCTACCTGGACGCGGCCGCAGCGGGCGTGGATTTCCAGCGGACCGCCTTCCGCTCGTTGAGCCACGACGGGCGCACCATCATCTGGAGCCATGCGCGCAGGAAGCTCGTCAACGGCAACCTGACCTATATTCCCTCCCTCATGGGGGATGACGCGGGAACCATACCGCTCTACGAACAAATCTACGCTCTTGCCGGCATGACGCAGTATTTTCGAATCACCGGGGACCCGGAAGTCCTGGACGACATCATGCGGACGGTCCGCGCGTTCAACACCTTTTTCCTGGACGACAGTGCGGTCGTCCCCGAATATCCGGGAAAGAAGGGGTATTTCAGCCATATCGACCCGGCAACCATGCGGGCCGACTCGCCGGCGCTCGCGCACAACCGCCTCCGTAAGAACTGGAATTCCATCGGCGACCACATTCCGGCCTATCTCGTCAACCTCATCCTGGCCCTGGACCCCCTTCCCCAGGGCGCAGGGAAGGACATCGAGAGGTTCTTGAAAAAGTGCGAGGACATGCTGGACCTCACCACGGACCTCATCATCGAGAAGTTTCCGGAGGCGGACTGTCCCTACGTCAACGAACGGTTCTTTGCCGACTGGACACCCGATCAGGGCTGGCAATGGCAGCAGAACAGGGCAATCGTGGGCCACAACCTGAAAATCGCCTGGAATCTCACGCGGGTGGCCAATTACTACAGCTACAAAGGGCAGGATCAGAAGGCCAAACGGGCGATGCAACTGGCCGAGCAACTGGGGAAAGCCATGGTCGACGCCGGCCTGGACAAGGTGCGCGGCGGGTGTTTCGACGCCGTGGAGCGCAAACCGAAGAGCCCCGGGGAAATCCAGTTCGTCTGGGGAAACCACAAGGACTTCTGGCAGCAGGAGCAAAACGTACTGGCCTACCTCATTTTGTACGGTTACACGGGAACTAATCTGTACCGCGATCTCTTCCGGGACGCCGCCGCTTGGTGGAACACGTTTCAGTTGGACCGGGACAACCGCGGAGTCTTCTTCAGGGTCAGCGACAACGGCGATCCGTTTATCTCCGGCCGCGGCATGGCGGGTTTCGACATCGCGGGCTACCACTCGTTCGAGCTGAACTTCCTGGCTCACATCTACCTGAGAACCTTCGTGTATTCGGGAGCGGGCGTGGCGACAAAGGACGACCGCTCCGAAGCGGGAGCGGACTTCTGCCTCTATTTTTGGCCCGCCGAGCGGAGCCAGATCCAGTCGCTGAACGTGCTGCCCGATTTCATGAGCCCGGGGGTCCTCGACATCACCAGCATCAAAGTGAACGGAAAGGAGCGCAAGTTCATGGCTCAGGAGGACTTCCAGATCCCGCTTCAGCCCGATGAGCTCGGTAAGGAGATCGTGGTCAGTTTTCGGTCCGGGCGGCTGCACAAACAGTGA